A single genomic interval of Stenotrophomonas sp. ZAC14D1_NAIMI4_1 harbors:
- a CDS encoding tetratricopeptide repeat protein yields the protein MPYLGIGLHFIAAIYFAVHAIRSGQSLYWLLLLFSFPLLGSVVYGLAIYLPEIRHSRGARQVVSSAKQFIDPGKDLRNARAELSRTPTVQNRVRLGMQLLGAGQAEEARELLELAASSPLGDDPYILTGLARARFESGQAALAVETLEGLFARHPDVRRKPEQTLLYAQALAGARSPGAQAAFERAVECGNDAEARCVYAEWLLTQPDAADRERSHSLFASILDDARHWSRHARSHNALWLDRSKARMKELQRAR from the coding sequence ATGCCCTACCTTGGAATAGGACTCCACTTCATCGCCGCGATCTATTTCGCGGTACACGCCATCCGCTCAGGCCAGAGCCTGTACTGGCTCCTGCTGCTGTTCTCGTTCCCGCTGCTGGGCAGCGTGGTCTACGGTCTGGCGATCTACCTGCCGGAAATCCGCCATTCGCGCGGCGCGCGCCAAGTGGTCAGTTCGGCGAAGCAGTTCATCGACCCAGGCAAGGACCTGCGCAATGCGCGGGCCGAACTTTCCCGAACGCCGACCGTGCAGAATCGCGTCCGCCTGGGCATGCAGCTGCTGGGGGCGGGCCAGGCCGAGGAAGCCCGGGAGCTGCTTGAACTGGCCGCCAGCTCGCCGCTGGGGGATGACCCGTACATCCTGACGGGCCTTGCCCGCGCGCGTTTTGAATCCGGACAGGCCGCGCTTGCGGTGGAGACGCTGGAAGGTCTGTTTGCCCGCCATCCGGACGTTCGCCGCAAGCCCGAGCAGACCCTGCTGTATGCGCAGGCGCTGGCTGGTGCCCGTTCGCCTGGCGCCCAGGCCGCCTTCGAGCGCGCCGTGGAATGCGGCAACGATGCCGAAGCACGCTGCGTGTACGCGGAGTGGCTGCTGACCCAGCCTGACGCTGCGGACCGTGAGCGGAGCCACAGCCTGTTTGCCAGCATTCTGGACGATGCCCGGCACTGGTCACGCCACGCCCGCAGCCACAACGCGCTGTGGCTGGACCGCAGCAAGGCGAGGATGAAGGAACTGCAGCGGGCGCGCTGA
- a CDS encoding excalibur calcium-binding domain-containing protein gives MDIRTAHLAVALIALAVPLTSSAHSGGLDKNGCHTNRKTGDYHCHRGASIAPRSIESPRNNLAPWPAGSNRPFANCAEARAAGAAPVRRGEPGYGPHLDRDNDGIGCEPYRGRR, from the coding sequence ATGGATATCCGCACCGCGCATCTGGCAGTCGCGCTCATCGCCTTGGCGGTCCCGCTGACATCCTCCGCCCACAGCGGCGGACTGGACAAGAACGGCTGCCACACCAATCGCAAGACCGGCGACTACCACTGCCATCGCGGTGCATCCATCGCGCCGCGCAGCATCGAATCACCCCGCAACAACCTGGCCCCCTGGCCTGCAGGCAGCAACCGCCCGTTCGCCAACTGTGCCGAAGCGCGCGCCGCAGGCGCAGCCCCCGTGCGCCGGGGCGAACCGGGCTACGGCCCACACCTGGACCGCGACAATGATGGGATAGGGTGCGAGCCCTATCGGGGTCGCAGATAA